One region of Priestia megaterium genomic DNA includes:
- a CDS encoding alpha/beta hydrolase family protein — protein sequence MQIKKDERQSFYAGCQFVDIEDQGNEHGFPLLIMYPTYKEEKVEKMGPYTISAAQDAPLSDGLFPLVIISHGDGSTPLAYRTIAQFLARNGFIVGVPQHPFNNRENNTLSGTIDNLKNRPTHIRTVIDWFLKESPFSPSIHSNNISLIGHSMGGYTALAVAGGVPTSFPSESPDQKPYCLSVDHDKRVQSLILLAPAAGWFRERGALEDVNIPILMITGEKDTITPSFHGEFVLNGVSDAEKVQYIVVENGGHFSFLSPFPDFMKSPTFLPSQDPEGFNRKEFHENLQNTILNFLLHSF from the coding sequence GTGCAAATAAAAAAAGATGAAAGACAGTCATTTTATGCCGGATGTCAATTCGTAGATATAGAAGATCAAGGAAATGAACACGGCTTTCCTTTACTTATTATGTATCCTACATATAAAGAAGAAAAAGTTGAAAAGATGGGACCTTACACGATAAGCGCTGCGCAAGATGCTCCACTTTCAGACGGATTATTTCCTTTGGTCATTATTTCTCATGGAGATGGAAGCACGCCTCTTGCTTATCGAACCATTGCCCAGTTTTTAGCACGTAATGGTTTTATTGTAGGGGTACCTCAGCATCCATTTAATAATCGAGAAAATAATACGCTATCTGGAACAATAGATAACCTAAAAAATCGACCTACTCATATACGTACTGTAATTGATTGGTTTTTAAAAGAAAGTCCCTTTTCTCCGTCCATTCATTCAAATAACATTTCTCTTATTGGCCATTCAATGGGAGGATATACGGCTCTTGCCGTAGCAGGTGGAGTTCCCACTTCTTTTCCTTCTGAATCTCCTGATCAAAAGCCTTATTGTTTATCTGTTGATCATGATAAGCGGGTTCAATCACTTATTCTTTTAGCGCCAGCCGCCGGATGGTTTAGAGAAAGAGGAGCTCTTGAAGACGTGAATATACCTATTTTAATGATTACAGGAGAAAAGGATACGATTACTCCTTCTTTTCACGGGGAATTTGTGTTAAATGGGGTTTCTGATGCGGAAAAAGTTCAGTATATCGTTGTAGAAAATGGAGGACATTTTTCATTTCTCAGTCCATTTCCGGACTTTATGAAATCTCCTACCTTCCTCCCTTCTCAGGATCCGGAAGGCTTTAATCGCAAAGAGTTTCATGAAAACCTGCAAAACACTATATTGAATTTTTTATTACATTCTTTTTAA
- a CDS encoding PTS ascorbate transporter subunit IIC produces MNQVLNVLVNVLSEPSVLVAIIALVGLLAQKKNLSDTLKGTTKTFVGFLVITAGAGILQQALAPFGEMFKAAFNVNGVVPNNEAIVAIALSKYGSSTALIMFFGMIVNLLIARFTRFKYIFLTGHITLYMSCMIAIILSVSGFTSFSLILFGALTVGIFMTLSPALVQPFIRKLTGNDNVALGHSGAVGFAVGGLVGMAVKGKKEIVSTEKINFPKGLGFLRDSTVSIALTMAIFYVIVALFAGPGYVEGKLSDGKNYILFAVLQAGMFSAGVFVILAGVRLVLAEIVPAFKGISSKIVPNSKPALDVPIIYTYAPNAVLIGFFSSFLGGIVSMLILVLSGGIIILPGVVPHFFTGAAAGVFGNAMGGVRGAILGSFVNGLLISFMPILLIPVLGDLGLSNATFSDSDFGIVGLFLSGLAHFGGKTTIMVGIGLVLLIMILASIRKQESHAVPYKKVEK; encoded by the coding sequence ATGAATCAGGTGTTAAATGTATTAGTTAACGTTCTGAGTGAACCCTCAGTTTTAGTAGCCATAATTGCTCTAGTAGGTCTACTTGCACAAAAGAAAAATCTTTCAGATACACTAAAAGGAACAACAAAAACGTTTGTTGGGTTCCTGGTTATTACAGCAGGTGCAGGGATTCTTCAACAAGCCCTTGCTCCATTTGGAGAAATGTTCAAAGCAGCATTTAACGTAAACGGTGTCGTTCCAAATAATGAAGCCATCGTTGCGATTGCACTGAGTAAATATGGTTCTTCGACCGCATTAATTATGTTTTTTGGTATGATTGTAAACCTGCTGATTGCTCGTTTTACACGATTTAAATATATTTTTCTGACAGGACATATCACTTTGTACATGTCATGTATGATTGCCATCATTTTATCCGTAAGTGGTTTTACATCGTTTTCATTAATTCTCTTTGGTGCTTTAACGGTGGGAATTTTCATGACGCTTTCTCCAGCCCTCGTTCAGCCTTTTATCCGTAAACTAACAGGTAATGATAATGTGGCATTAGGACATTCTGGAGCAGTTGGTTTTGCAGTTGGTGGTCTCGTGGGGATGGCTGTAAAGGGAAAGAAAGAGATTGTATCAACAGAAAAAATTAACTTTCCAAAAGGTCTCGGCTTCTTACGAGACAGTACGGTTAGTATTGCATTAACTATGGCGATTTTCTACGTTATTGTCGCTCTTTTTGCGGGGCCTGGTTATGTCGAAGGTAAATTAAGTGACGGAAAAAACTATATTTTATTTGCGGTACTTCAAGCAGGAATGTTTTCTGCCGGCGTTTTCGTCATTTTAGCTGGTGTACGATTGGTATTAGCTGAAATTGTACCAGCATTTAAAGGAATATCTTCTAAAATTGTGCCAAATTCAAAGCCAGCATTAGATGTTCCAATTATATATACTTATGCACCAAATGCTGTATTAATTGGTTTCTTTTCAAGTTTTTTAGGCGGCATTGTTAGTATGTTAATACTAGTTTTATCAGGAGGAATCATTATTTTACCAGGTGTAGTACCTCACTTCTTTACGGGTGCAGCTGCAGGGGTGTTTGGAAATGCAATGGGTGGTGTACGCGGTGCGATTTTAGGCTCATTTGTGAACGGCCTTTTAATCAGTTTCATGCCAATTCTATTAATACCCGTGTTGGGAGATTTGGGTCTATCAAATGCTACATTTTCAGATTCAGACTTCGGTATAGTGGGACTATTCTTGAGTGGGCTAGCTCATTTCGGTGGAAAAACTACCATTATGGTTGGTATTGGTTTAGTGTTACTGATAATGATCTTGGCCAGTATACGCAAGCAAGAAAGTCATGCAGTGCCTTACAAAAAAGTTGAGAAATAA
- a CDS encoding PTS sugar transporter subunit IIB, whose product MKILTVCGSGLGTSFMVEMNIQQLLNEMGVSGVEVNHSDLGSATPEDADVFFLAKDIAEGGASLGNVVILDNIIDLEELRAKLTGVLQEKNLL is encoded by the coding sequence ATGAAAATTTTAACAGTATGTGGATCAGGATTAGGAACAAGTTTTATGGTGGAAATGAATATTCAACAGTTGTTGAATGAGATGGGAGTAAGCGGCGTAGAAGTAAATCATTCTGATTTAGGTTCTGCAACACCAGAGGATGCAGACGTGTTCTTTCTTGCAAAAGATATTGCAGAAGGCGGGGCAAGCTTAGGAAACGTCGTAATTTTGGATAATATTATTGATTTAGAAGAATTACGCGCTAAATTAACAGGGGTTCTGCAAGAAAAAAATCTACTGTAA
- a CDS encoding BglG family transcription antiterminator, translating into MFDHKSLQLLEQMINYPKLSIPELRLQINLSPRQFAYTLDKLNNALSNLDLPKIQVIDIEFKVDERIKNYWKLEGTSLNRQQSVFQETERIYLIYLYTYIRKEPIANIHYQSFLQVSRNTALADIKKLRSYCEKEGIQLSYNRTDGFHLEGEERLKRRFATICIGTLLQLPMGISGMKQVLNSWNYENTGSVIRENVNDLAKKYRIDFVSNRLDQLVYELLFLQCRSGHHKLILPIKQIKLMKEQPLLKMGEELSAYLFDEVAEAEVIYLTVQLLSAMQNIDELHIDEKLDLVSSTIISEVERLILVPFKERHILKSLLYKHLVPAYFRIICEVPLSNPLIDTIKTEHGVLFEFVKQALKPLSEYTGKCISDEEIGYFTILFGGHVRKLEAKPKVYKATIVCPNGISSSMMLRTQLRQLFPKLHFTESYSAAEIEKLSPDSYDMIFSTIYLESSKPVYLTRPLLTALEENYLQQAVAADFNLPVQSTIPMDKLMATIRKYATIKNEKALYEDLTKHLRQSHTRERSYAPMLSELLTEDKIQFSDDSLEWEEAIQLAAKPLEEQHYITSAYTQAMIDRVLEMGAFIHIGKGIAIPHARPEQGVQELGMSLLRMKKPVLLLNQEEHAIDLFICLAAIDNKLHLKALSELTSFLVNEDSLKRLKEAETSAEIIAMMRKKGEDE; encoded by the coding sequence ATGTTTGATCATAAATCATTGCAGCTGCTTGAGCAGATGATTAATTACCCGAAGTTATCAATTCCGGAGTTGAGACTTCAAATAAATTTATCACCTCGACAATTTGCCTATACGCTTGATAAGTTGAACAATGCATTAAGCAATTTAGATTTACCGAAAATTCAAGTGATTGATATAGAATTTAAGGTTGATGAAAGAATTAAAAATTATTGGAAACTAGAAGGAACATCGCTTAACCGTCAGCAGTCAGTTTTTCAAGAGACTGAGCGGATATACTTAATTTATTTATACACGTATATAAGAAAAGAGCCTATAGCAAATATACATTATCAGTCTTTTCTGCAGGTAAGCAGGAATACAGCACTAGCGGATATTAAAAAGCTTCGTTCGTATTGTGAGAAAGAAGGCATTCAGTTATCTTATAACCGGACAGATGGCTTTCATCTAGAGGGAGAAGAGAGGCTTAAGCGTCGATTTGCAACTATTTGTATTGGAACACTTTTGCAATTGCCAATGGGCATTTCAGGGATGAAGCAGGTTCTTAATAGTTGGAATTATGAAAATACGGGTTCAGTAATTAGAGAGAACGTAAATGATTTAGCTAAAAAATATCGGATTGATTTTGTTAGTAACCGGCTAGATCAGCTAGTTTATGAACTCTTATTTCTACAGTGCAGGTCTGGGCATCATAAACTGATTCTACCAATCAAGCAAATTAAATTAATGAAAGAACAGCCCTTACTAAAAATGGGGGAAGAGCTATCAGCTTATTTATTTGATGAAGTGGCTGAAGCAGAGGTTATCTATCTAACGGTTCAATTGTTATCTGCTATGCAGAATATAGACGAGCTCCATATTGATGAAAAGCTTGACCTTGTATCGAGTACTATTATTTCAGAAGTAGAGCGCTTAATATTAGTACCATTTAAGGAAAGGCATATTTTAAAATCGCTCTTATATAAACATTTGGTACCAGCCTATTTTAGAATCATCTGTGAAGTGCCATTATCAAATCCGTTAATTGACACAATTAAAACAGAGCACGGTGTACTCTTTGAATTTGTTAAACAGGCGTTGAAGCCGCTTTCTGAATATACGGGAAAATGTATTTCAGATGAAGAGATAGGGTATTTTACGATTTTATTCGGTGGGCATGTTCGAAAACTGGAGGCTAAACCTAAAGTGTATAAAGCCACAATCGTTTGCCCAAACGGGATTAGTTCCTCTATGATGCTACGAACGCAATTACGACAACTGTTTCCAAAATTGCATTTTACAGAATCATATTCGGCTGCAGAAATCGAAAAACTGTCACCAGACAGTTACGATATGATTTTTTCAACTATTTATTTGGAATCATCCAAGCCTGTTTATTTAACACGTCCACTATTAACAGCGCTAGAGGAAAACTATTTGCAGCAGGCCGTGGCAGCTGATTTCAATTTGCCGGTTCAATCGACTATCCCAATGGATAAGTTAATGGCGACCATACGAAAATATGCAACTATTAAAAATGAAAAAGCGCTTTATGAAGATTTAACGAAACATTTAAGACAAAGCCATACACGTGAAAGGAGTTACGCCCCTATGCTTTCTGAACTTTTAACAGAGGATAAGATTCAATTCTCTGACGATTCTCTAGAGTGGGAAGAAGCAATCCAATTGGCAGCAAAACCTTTGGAGGAACAGCATTATATTACCTCAGCCTATACTCAAGCAATGATTGATAGAGTTTTAGAAATGGGAGCTTTTATTCATATAGGGAAAGGAATTGCTATTCCTCATGCCCGGCCAGAACAAGGTGTACAAGAGCTTGGTATGTCCCTTCTACGAATGAAGAAACCAGTTTTGTTACTGAACCAAGAAGAACATGCAATTGACTTGTTTATCTGTCTAGCAGCCATTGATAACAAATTACATTTAAAAGCACTGTCAGAATTGACCTCATTTTTAGTAAATGAAGACTCATTAAAACGTTTAAAAGAAGCTGAAACTTCAGCTGAAATTATAGCTATGATGCGAAAAAAAGGAGAAGATGAATAA
- a CDS encoding alpha/beta fold hydrolase: protein MAKITVGTENEAPIELYYEDHGTGKPVVLIHGWPLSGRSWEYQVPALIEAGHRVITYDRRGFGKSSQPWDGYDYDTFAADLHQLLEHLDLKNVTLVGFSMGGGEVARYVGTYGTDRVEKAVFAGAVPPFLYKSEDHPEGALDDAGIQEFENGVKNDRLAFLEDFTKTFFGAEDGKGLVSEPFRLYNRDIAAAASPKGTLDCIAAFSKTDFRDDLAKFTIPTLIIHGDADEIVPFEYSGKRTHEAISDSKLALIKGGPHGLNATHAHEFNEALLSFLRD from the coding sequence ATGGCAAAAATTACGGTAGGAACAGAAAATGAAGCACCTATTGAACTATACTACGAGGATCACGGGACAGGAAAGCCGGTCGTCTTAATCCATGGCTGGCCACTAAGCGGACGGTCTTGGGAATATCAAGTTCCGGCTCTTATTGAGGCTGGACACAGAGTCATCACGTATGACCGCCGAGGATTCGGCAAGTCTTCTCAGCCATGGGACGGATACGATTATGATACATTTGCTGCTGATCTACATCAGCTGCTAGAACATTTGGATTTAAAAAATGTGACACTAGTTGGGTTTTCAATGGGTGGCGGAGAAGTAGCCCGTTATGTAGGAACATACGGCACAGATAGAGTAGAAAAAGCCGTATTTGCAGGAGCCGTACCACCATTTCTTTACAAGTCAGAGGATCATCCTGAAGGAGCATTGGATGATGCAGGAATCCAAGAATTTGAAAACGGCGTAAAAAATGATCGTTTAGCTTTTCTTGAGGATTTTACAAAAACATTTTTTGGAGCTGAAGACGGAAAGGGCTTAGTCAGCGAACCATTTCGACTGTACAACCGGGATATTGCAGCAGCTGCATCACCTAAAGGGACGCTAGACTGTATAGCTGCTTTCAGCAAAACGGATTTCAGAGACGATTTAGCTAAGTTTACAATACCGACTCTTATTATTCACGGTGATGCAGACGAGATCGTTCCATTTGAATATAGCGGAAAGCGAACGCATGAAGCCATTTCTGATTCGAAATTAGCTTTAATAAAAGGCGGTCCTCACGGCTTAAATGCAACGCATGCACATGAATTTAACGAAGCGCTGCTTTCGTTTTTAAGAGACTGA
- a CDS encoding low temperature requirement protein A, translated as MEEKKVTWLELFYDLLFVAAVATATHVLLHVEQGYIHGEYLLKFVLIFIPIWWAWTGQTMFINRFGQDFLHQRIFMILQMLFVLIMISSLSVDFNQYYVSFLIGYIGLRALTSIQYLIVQKFERDERKKVAVFLGTCFGIGIFISLLSLLFDSWIRYAVLYTGIAVDMILPVLGHNRLAKLPTNTAHLLERFALLTLILFGESVVSILAVIQPQKGDWNTILFSVISFVLIIAMWWQYFENVEKKVNKSIQRAGQTIIYGHLLILMSLSMIAASIKLMFLHEVQYTFSLYFVFGSVLLYFMATTLVFHQYRFEQHRLKVYHLGMFLGILAVFFIVNLILIVPSTVVIGELAIFFMIYARFTTT; from the coding sequence GTGGAAGAAAAAAAAGTTACGTGGCTGGAGCTTTTTTATGATTTGTTATTTGTGGCAGCCGTTGCTACTGCTACGCATGTTTTGCTTCACGTTGAACAAGGGTATATTCATGGAGAGTATTTGTTAAAGTTTGTACTAATCTTTATTCCTATATGGTGGGCGTGGACCGGACAAACGATGTTTATCAATCGGTTTGGACAAGACTTTTTGCATCAGCGCATTTTTATGATTCTTCAAATGCTGTTTGTTCTTATCATGATCTCAAGCTTGTCCGTAGATTTTAATCAATATTACGTCTCTTTTTTGATTGGCTATATTGGGCTAAGAGCGTTAACCTCGATTCAATACCTTATTGTTCAAAAATTTGAACGAGATGAACGAAAAAAAGTTGCTGTGTTTTTAGGCACATGCTTTGGAATTGGGATTTTCATCTCACTTCTTTCGCTTCTTTTTGATTCATGGATTCGCTACGCCGTGTTGTATACAGGAATTGCAGTGGATATGATTTTACCTGTTTTAGGGCATAATAGACTGGCAAAATTACCGACCAACACCGCTCATTTATTAGAGCGTTTTGCTTTGTTAACATTAATCCTGTTTGGAGAATCCGTTGTCAGCATTCTTGCTGTGATACAGCCACAAAAAGGGGACTGGAATACCATTTTATTTTCGGTTATTTCATTTGTCCTAATTATTGCTATGTGGTGGCAGTACTTTGAGAATGTAGAAAAGAAAGTAAACAAGTCTATTCAAAGAGCCGGACAAACGATTATTTACGGACACTTACTTATCCTCATGTCTCTAAGCATGATTGCAGCATCGATTAAGCTCATGTTTTTACATGAAGTTCAGTACACATTCAGCTTATATTTTGTATTCGGATCCGTGCTGCTTTATTTCATGGCAACCACTCTTGTTTTTCACCAATATAGATTTGAACAACATCGTTTGAAAGTGTATCACTTGGGAATGTTTTTAGGAATTTTAGCGGTATTTTTTATTGTTAACTTAATACTTATTGTTCCCAGCACTGTCGTCATAGGAGAATTAGCGATCTTTTTTATGATCTACGCTAGGTTTACGACCACTTAA
- the ycaC gene encoding isochorismate family cysteine hydrolase YcaC, with product MSDLYSRLSKDDAAVLLVDHQTGLISGLVRDYGVDEFKNNVLALGDTAKFFDLPVILTTSFENGPNGPLMGELVDLFPDAPKIARPGQINAWDNEEFVKAIKATGKKQLIIAGVVTDVCVAFPALSAIKAGYEVFVVTDASGTFNKQVADAALTRMAHGGAQLMNWFSVACELQRDWRNDVEGFGNLISSHLPGYQNLMGSYRGAQRDFSKQSV from the coding sequence ATGTCTGATCTTTACTCTCGCCTTTCAAAAGATGATGCTGCCGTGCTTTTAGTTGACCACCAAACGGGTCTTATTTCTGGCCTTGTACGTGATTATGGTGTTGATGAATTTAAAAACAACGTATTGGCTCTTGGTGATACGGCTAAATTCTTTGATTTACCGGTTATTTTAACAACTAGCTTTGAAAATGGACCCAACGGCCCGCTAATGGGGGAACTCGTTGATTTGTTTCCTGACGCGCCAAAAATAGCTCGTCCTGGACAAATTAACGCGTGGGACAACGAAGAGTTTGTTAAAGCCATTAAAGCGACCGGGAAAAAACAGCTGATTATCGCGGGTGTAGTGACAGACGTCTGCGTTGCTTTTCCTGCGCTTTCTGCCATTAAAGCAGGCTACGAAGTGTTTGTTGTGACAGATGCTTCCGGGACGTTCAACAAGCAAGTCGCAGATGCGGCATTAACGCGTATGGCTCACGGCGGCGCGCAGCTTATGAACTGGTTTAGCGTAGCGTGCGAGCTGCAGCGTGACTGGCGCAACGACGTTGAAGGTTTTGGCAATTTAATTTCTAGTCATCTTCCTGGTTATCAAAACTTAATGGGCAGCTATAGAGGAGCTCAGCGCGATTTCAGCAAGCAGAGTGTCTAA
- a CDS encoding NADPH-dependent FMN reductase — protein MTKTIGLICGSLRKNSYNRMIAESLTTLDDSAQYRWIEISSLPFFNEDLEADGSPESVASFRAAIQDVDGVIIVSPEYNSGITGVLKNALDWASRPRTSSVLNRKPVGLIGATPGGFGTAFAQKQTREVLEAMQVHVLPFQKMLISQVHEKVDAQQKVLTDESTKRYLQRYLQQFIHWIDQAPVPVLD, from the coding sequence ATGACAAAAACCATTGGTCTTATTTGTGGAAGTTTACGAAAGAATTCGTATAACCGAATGATTGCTGAGTCATTGACTACATTAGATGACTCAGCTCAATATCGCTGGATCGAAATAAGCAGCCTGCCTTTTTTTAATGAAGACTTAGAAGCTGACGGATCACCAGAATCTGTCGCATCCTTTAGAGCTGCGATTCAAGATGTTGATGGTGTTATCATTGTAAGTCCAGAGTACAATTCCGGAATTACAGGAGTATTAAAAAATGCTTTGGACTGGGCATCAAGGCCTCGGACTTCTTCTGTTTTAAACAGAAAACCAGTTGGTCTCATTGGCGCAACTCCAGGAGGCTTCGGTACGGCTTTTGCTCAAAAGCAAACGAGAGAAGTACTAGAAGCTATGCAAGTTCATGTTTTACCATTTCAAAAAATGCTGATTTCGCAAGTTCATGAAAAAGTTGATGCTCAGCAAAAGGTCCTAACTGATGAGTCAACGAAACGCTATCTTCAGCGCTACTTACAGCAGTTCATTCATTGGATTGATCAAGCGCCTGTTCCTGTTCTAGATTAA
- a CDS encoding ring-cleaving dioxygenase, protein MSKKTAGIHHITAIVGHPQENVNFYAGVLGLRLVKQTVNFDDPGTYHLYFGNEGGKPGTIITFFPWANARQGKIGDGQVGVTSYVVPKGAMGFWEQRLAKFGVPATKMERFGEQYLEFDDPHGLHLEIVEREEGEKNTWQAGEINSDVAIKGFGGATLLSVRPDETAQLLENVMGLKKVGQEGDFIRFQSSADIGNIIDLKLTTIGRGQMGVGTVHHIAWRAKDDEDQLEWQKYVADSGYGVTAVRDRNYFNAIYFKEHGEILFEIATDPPGFAHDESLETMGEKLMLPEQYETHRDQIERALIPFEVRELD, encoded by the coding sequence ATGAGTAAAAAAACAGCGGGTATTCATCATATCACGGCGATTGTAGGTCATCCTCAGGAAAATGTTAATTTCTATGCGGGCGTGTTAGGGTTACGCTTGGTCAAACAAACGGTAAACTTTGATGATCCAGGAACGTATCACCTTTACTTTGGGAATGAAGGCGGAAAACCTGGAACGATTATCACATTCTTTCCGTGGGCAAATGCACGACAAGGAAAAATAGGCGACGGGCAAGTTGGCGTAACTTCCTATGTGGTTCCAAAAGGTGCGATGGGCTTTTGGGAACAGCGATTAGCTAAGTTTGGAGTTCCAGCTACAAAGATGGAGCGATTTGGAGAGCAGTATTTAGAGTTTGACGATCCTCATGGTTTGCATCTAGAGATTGTGGAAAGAGAAGAAGGTGAAAAGAATACGTGGCAAGCTGGTGAAATTAATTCAGATGTTGCTATTAAAGGATTCGGAGGCGCTACGTTATTATCGGTTCGACCTGATGAAACAGCTCAATTATTAGAAAACGTAATGGGGCTAAAAAAAGTAGGTCAAGAAGGAGATTTTATACGGTTTCAATCATCAGCTGACATTGGAAATATCATCGATTTAAAATTAACAACCATTGGACGCGGGCAAATGGGCGTTGGAACGGTTCACCATATTGCATGGCGAGCAAAAGATGATGAAGATCAGTTGGAATGGCAGAAATACGTAGCCGATAGCGGATACGGAGTGACGGCTGTTCGAGATCGAAATTACTTTAATGCGATTTACTTTAAAGAACACGGAGAAATTTTATTTGAAATTGCAACAGACCCTCCAGGTTTTGCACATGATGAGTCACTTGAAACAATGGGAGAAAAGCTCATGCTTCCTGAACAGTACGAAACCCATCGAGATCAAATTGAAAGAGCTTTGATTCCTTTTGAAGTGAGAGAATTAGACTGA
- a CDS encoding DoxX family protein: MVSIGLLLIRLVIGLSFMAHGTQKLFGWFGGHGLKGTGGWFESIGMKPGVRMALMAGLSELVGGALFAAGLLTPLGALLIAGTMVMAIVKVHGPNGYWATQNGYEYNLTLLVVAIGVAIAGPGYYALDTFIF, translated from the coding sequence ATGGTGAGCATTGGTTTATTGTTAATACGTTTAGTCATTGGATTATCTTTTATGGCACATGGAACTCAGAAATTATTTGGATGGTTTGGCGGCCACGGCTTAAAAGGAACGGGCGGATGGTTTGAATCTATCGGAATGAAGCCAGGCGTTAGAATGGCGTTAATGGCTGGTTTATCTGAGCTAGTAGGCGGAGCTTTATTTGCTGCAGGACTTCTTACGCCGCTTGGAGCACTTTTGATTGCCGGAACAATGGTTATGGCGATTGTGAAAGTACACGGTCCAAATGGATACTGGGCAACACAAAACGGATATGAATATAATCTTACGCTTTTAGTCGTAGCAATCGGTGTAGCTATTGCAGGACCAGGTTATTATGCACTAGATACTTTTATTTTCTAA
- a CDS encoding FUSC family protein, with translation MDINKGKQKLELIKGLLLIAKISIASGVSWELAKMLGSKHPYLAPLTVILSIQETIQHSAVYAFYRIIGTLFGIAATIFIIKHVEVNGWTIGLLLTMGMVLPVVLRLHKTIIHQIALTILLVFVFVHKTNYYVSDRIRDTIIGALVAIIVHIIIVPPNYVKEARRTLTQFGIDLGQLFEKVAYWVNNNCTFVEGENLIDDTTNLLQELHQVEKELRKAEKSLRLNPFGRNKKQQLKQNEQFLLWVYLYFECTHYI, from the coding sequence ATGGATATAAATAAGGGAAAGCAAAAGCTCGAACTAATAAAAGGATTACTACTTATAGCCAAAATATCTATAGCTTCTGGTGTATCGTGGGAACTGGCAAAAATGTTAGGCTCTAAGCATCCTTATTTGGCGCCTTTAACTGTGATTCTTTCTATTCAAGAAACCATCCAGCATTCTGCTGTGTATGCTTTTTATCGAATTATCGGCACTCTTTTTGGAATTGCTGCTACGATTTTTATCATTAAACATGTAGAAGTGAACGGATGGACGATAGGGTTATTATTAACAATGGGAATGGTGCTTCCTGTTGTATTAAGGCTACATAAGACGATCATTCATCAAATTGCGCTTACTATTTTATTAGTTTTTGTATTTGTTCATAAAACAAATTATTATGTCTCTGATCGAATAAGAGACACGATCATAGGAGCTCTTGTCGCTATTATTGTTCATATCATAATTGTTCCACCAAATTACGTAAAAGAAGCTCGTAGAACTTTAACTCAATTTGGAATAGACCTTGGACAATTATTTGAAAAGGTGGCTTACTGGGTAAATAATAACTGTACATTTGTTGAAGGAGAAAATTTAATAGATGATACAACCAACTTGCTTCAGGAACTTCACCAGGTCGAAAAGGAATTAAGGAAAGCAGAAAAGAGTTTAAGGTTGAACCCATTTGGCAGAAATAAAAAGCAGCAGTTAAAACAAAATGAACAATTCCTTTTATGGGTATACCTATATTTCGAGTGTACTCACTACATTTAA